In Bicyclus anynana chromosome 1, ilBicAnyn1.1, whole genome shotgun sequence, a single window of DNA contains:
- the LOC112046905 gene encoding nuclear pore complex protein DDB_G0274915, which produces MELSGVIVLALAGYVTCTPYGYGVKSGALAKADAAAGSGAFGVLPAVPLSIPSGNGFSGSFSKSSSSSFASSSSSSSSSSSSFSFGGSTAGGIAGNSIPSTLHGSPGVQNGFGGSGSTASAAADAKAFAGSSALSYNVGGLPCAGNNCNIGTINNKCSSSGCGLTGQQHSGLDHKNCLSGQCQPSSVLPTHDRADLQTAISPSIQQETDLNDFEVNIGGKTKSTNNLSGHASVLDKNGYQNSKKDCSYGKCGTITHDSSAIPTTSTHYNENPSSRNCNSNSGCDTFIPLGPSDSSVLTNTQQPATHLTTPNSGPACSTHDCKPALTNPDLNNGKPSSYHVPILGSNNGELTPNYKSNTNPTPLYNLPSGTPSKPDITHKIPSYSDGIYSSQLPSSSAGSPGCNGPNCNSLNVPSHQVPSTLSCSSPNCGGIPIDSTHSLQGASSQSATFGASGSNVKQESVSGHYNQNAGGLIKQNYPAPHTSLETPKTNTNISPGQNTNISPSQNIPGYTGGFGTPTGSIDANSAHAQQTNGFEKTITSTHDSNYQKPVPSGVYSSQDKPSYTGGFGGSPGTFETNTAALLHNPSKSTNGQPLSSSITTPHNIGISGITGHDSFGLPKPGSSIPTSQNSPNYGSDGFGTPTGLADINSGVGPHNKPHNAEGASVPGSHGTFDIKPATATSGIYPTKDKPSYTGGFGGSPGTFETNTAALLHNPSKSTNGQPLSSSNTTPHNTGISASTGHDSFGLPKPDSSLPTNQNSPSYASSVFGTPSGSADINSGVGPYNKPHSFGGASVPGSHGTFDIKPATATTPSGQKTPIYTGGFGGSPGTFDTSSKIGTHIESKPVHDKIPSVSHTASSNHDHAGSAATAAGTGSYNFHITQKPSESSININTGHLTGEKGTISPGLPKPVDEKEKSPYLGGFGGTSGILKPNEYSVSSSLPTTPIGPACNTGGCSSTTGHNLHHGKETIQSNVASSDASASANAKSVAYSGSFGGPPGLFKPFDNKESINGQAEYTGKVISGQNDQAKSAVNSEYGTHLAKDNKYNNVNKVPSDLINTANAGANANSVAFASSSAFGANQGLGTSGCNSGCGSNYDSGSGGISGSLGSSKAGVGGHNNLLSSIASSLAGATAGSFGAGRSFASSSAHASAGAAVKGGYGRR; this is translated from the exons ctGACGCGGCCGCTGGATCCGGTGCATTCGGAGTTTTACCTGCTGTACCCCTCAGTATTCCAAGTGGGAACGGATTTTCTGGAAGTTTTtccaagtcatcatcatctagTTTTGCTTCATCGAGCTCAAGCTCAAGTTCCAGTTCAAGTTCGTTCAGTTTCGGCGGTTCTACCGCTGGTGGAATAGCAGGAAATAGTATACCATCAACGTTACACGGTTCGCCTGGAGTTCAAAATGGCTTCGGAGGCAGTGGATCCACTGCGTCAGCTGCTGCTGATGCAAAAGCCTTTGCCGGATCTTCAGCACTCTCTTATAATGTCGGCGGTTTGCCTTGTGCGGGAAATAACTGCAATATTGGCACTATAAACAATAAATGCTCTTCGAGTGGTTGCGGATTGACTGGCCAACAACACAGTGGACTCGATCACAAAAATTGCTTATCTGGACAATGTCAGCCATCTTCAGTTTTACCGACCCACGATAGAGCAGACTTACAAACAGCAATTTCTCCGTCAATCCAACAAGAAACGGacttaaatgattttgaagTTAATATTGGAGGGAAAACAAAATCTACGAATAATTTAAGTGGCCATGCATCTGTTTTGGATAAAAATGGATACCAAAATTCTAAGAAAGACTGCTCCTATGGGAAATGTGGAACAATTACTCATGATTCATCTGCTATACCTACCACATCGACCCACTATAACGAAAACCCCTCATCTAGAAATTGTAATTCCAATTCTGGATGTGATACTTTTATCCCTCTGGGACCCTCAGATAGTTCCGTTTTAACGAATACTCAACAACCTGCTACTCATTTAACTACTCCTAATAGTGGACCCGCATGTTCTACCCACGATTGCAAACCTGCTTTGACCAATCCTGATTTAAATAATGGCAAACCATCAAGCTATCATGTACCTATACTTGGTTCAAACAACGGTGAACTCACGCctaattataaaagtaatacCAATCCCACACCCTTATATAATTTACCATCTGGTACACCATCAAAACCTGATATTACGCACAAAATCCCCAGTTACTCTGATGGAATTTATTCCTCTCAGTTACCAAGTAGCTCCGCTGGATCTCCGGGTTGTAATGGGCCAAATTGCAATTCATTAAATGTTCCATCTCACCAAGTCCCGAGTACATTATCATGTAGCAGTCCTAATTGTGGTGGTATCCCTATTGATTCAACGCACAGCTTACAGGGTGCTTCCTCACAATCAGCTACGTTTGGTGCATCAGGATCAAATGTAAAGCAAGAGAGTGTTTCTGGTCACTACAATCAAAATGCTGGTGGATTAATAAAGCAAAATTACCCAGCTCCACATACATCTTTAGAAACACCAAAAACAAATACCAACATTTCACCTGGTCAAAACACCAATATTTCACCCAGTCAAAATATTCCAGGATATACAGGAGGATTTGGAACACCTACTGGGTCAATTGATGCTAACTCTGCACATGCACAACAAACCAATGGATTCGAGAAAACGATTACTTCGACACATGATTCAAATTATCAAAAACCGGTCCCAAGTGGGGTATATTCTAGTCAAGATAAACCTTCGTACACTGGTGGTTTTGGGGGTTCACCAGGGACATTCGAGACAAATACCGCCGCTCTCCTACATAATCCATCTAAGTCAACCAACGGACAACCATTGTCTAGTTCAATCACGACGCCACATAATATTGGAATATCGGGCATTACTGGCCATGATTCTTTTGGCTTACCAAAACCAGGTTCAAGTATACCTACTAGTCAAAATTCACCTAATTACGGCTCAGATGGATTCGGAACACCTACGGGTTTAGCTGACATCAATTCTGGTGTAGGCCCTCATAATAAACCACACAATGCTGAAGGAGCTTCTGTTCCTGGATCACACGGAACCTTTGACATAAAACCAGCTACAGCTACGAGTGGTATATATCCTACTAAAGACAAACCTTCGTACACTGGTGGTTTTGGGGGTTCACCAGGGACATTCGAGACAAATACCGCCGCTCTCCTACATAATCCATCTAAGTCAACCAACGGACAACCATTGTCTAGTTCAAACACTACGCCACATAATACTGGAATATCGGCCAGTACTGGTCATGATTCTTTTGGCTTACCAAAGCCAGATTCAAGTTTACCTACTAATCAAAATTCTCCTAGTTACGCCTCAAGTGTATTCGGAACACCTTCTGGTTCCGCTGATATCAATTCTGGTGTAGGCCCATATAATAAACCACACAGTTTTGGAGGAGCATCTGTTCCTGGATCACATGGAACCTTTGACATTAAACCAGCTACTGCTACGACACCGTCTGGCCAGAAAACGCCTATATATACTGGTGGTTTTGGTGGATCACCGGGTACATTCGACACTAGTTCTAAAATAGGCACACATATTGAATCAAAACCCGTGCATGATAAAATACCTTCTGTTTCTCATACTGCATCATCTAATCATGATCATGCAGGTTCAGCAGCCACAGCAGCAGGCACTGGATCATATAACTTTCACATCACACAAAAACCaagtgaaagttccattaatattaatactggACATTTGACAGGAGAAAAGGGTACAATTAGTCCTGGATTACCTAAACCTGTTGACGAAAAAGAAAAGTCTCCATATTTGGGTGGATTTGGTGGTACATCCGGAATACTAAAACCAAATGAGTATAGTGTATCGTCTAGTCTCCCTACAACACCTATAGGCCCTGCCTGTAATACTGGAGGTTGCAGTTCTACAACTGGTCACAATTTGCATCATGGAAAGGAAACTATACAATCAAATGTAGCATCTAGTGATGCTAGTGCATCGGCAAATGCAAAATCAGTAGCTTATTCAGGAAGTTTCGGTGGCCCACCAGGATTATTCAAACCATTTGATAATAAGGAATCCATCAATGGACAAGCTGAATATACTGGAAAAGTTATATCTGGACAAAACGACCAGGCTAAAAGTGCAGTGAATTCGGAATATGGCACACATTTGGCGAAagacaataaatataacaatgtGAATAAAGTGCCATCTGATTTAATAAACACGGCTAACGCTGGAGCTAATGCTAATTCGGTAGCTTTTGCTAGTTCAAGTGCATTTGGCGCAAACCAAGGTCTCGGTACATCTGGCTGCAATTCTGGTTGTGGATCAAATTATGATTCTGGATCTGGAGGCATTTCCGGTAGCCTAGGCTCATCAAAAGCAGGTGTAGGTGGACACAACAATCTCCTTAGTAGTATAGCCTCTAGTCTTGCGGGTGCTACCGCTGGATCCTTTGGAGCCGGAAGAAGCTTTGCCAGTTCTTCAGCTCATGCATCTGCGGGTGCTGCAGTTAAAGGAG gGTACGGAAGACGATAA